CTGTTTTTCATCTTTTTCGCGATAGCAATTGCGCTGGGGATTTATGTTTTCTATTGCTACTGCTTTAAGCTGATTTGTGAAAAGACAGGCAGGAAACCGGGTGTGCTCATCTGGATTCCCATTGTGCACTATATCCCGTTATTGGAAGTGGCAGGGCTGCCAATTTGGTTGATCGTGCTTCTTTTGATCCCTTTTGTGAACCTAATTGTGTTTATCATTTTATGGGCAAAGGTCTGCGAGGCACGAGGTAAGAGTCCCTGGCTGGTGATTCTGTTTTTTATTCCAGTCGTAAATTTGGTCCTGATTCCTTACCTGGCATTTTCGGAGTAATGCTGCACTAACATTTTTCCAGGAGAGGAACTTTCCATTCTCGTTGGTTACTAACCGGCATGCCTTCGGCGTTTTCACATGCATTTGCAGCGGTAGCGCTGGGAAAGACTTACACTGGCAGCAAGATGAGTTGGCGCTTTTGGGTGCTGGCAGCGGGTTCGGCCGCCATGC
The sequence above is a segment of the Pedosphaera parvula Ellin514 genome. Coding sequences within it:
- a CDS encoding DUF5684 domain-containing protein, translated to MEHAILVSLRLLLHRFLGELPVGLTISGETPLKTMQQDHAQGLAGLGIGLFFIFFAIAIALGIYVFYCYCFKLICEKTGRKPGVLIWIPIVHYIPLLEVAGLPIWLIVLLLIPFVNLIVFIILWAKVCEARGKSPWLVILFFIPVVNLVLIPYLAFSE